A window of the Pungitius pungitius chromosome 3, fPunPun2.1, whole genome shotgun sequence genome harbors these coding sequences:
- the LOC119218327 gene encoding R3H domain-containing protein 1-like isoform X3: MRMSDTADAETMKVSEAAPATPKDAAADSEVADQSRSARDDHGSNNGDAQPVKYSKDGFLLQPFEKDELAAQDHAEKEDSCDKADKPEKTQRKMLSRDSSQDYTDSTGIDLHEFLVNTLKGNPRDRIMLLKLEQDILDFISNNESHKRKFPPMTSYHRMLLHRVAAYFGMDHNVDPSGKSVVINKTTNTRIPDQKFSEHIKDDRADDFQKRYILKRDNSSFDREDSMIRMRLKADKRSKSMEEREEEYQRARERIFAHEGDHFLLDRSAQDEGTCTSTQHRRQMFRLRGGRSGASRQSSSETDTLPRHGESRPWSSTDSSDSSNRLAPRPAITKASSFSGISPGLVRGDSTASSKSTGRLSKTGSESCSSVGSSSSSLSRPQLPLPVSAPSWSGIPSAPPVRPAADARGSAHPEMIKSVQPRPQSAADAPSYYVLPLEASGIPPGSVLVNPHTGKPFMHPDGSAVVYNPGSAAGRIQQGKTPQQQPIPAATQQQQQQPPNHLHSQPICPSIQLSSEPVNHPTVSYPLPPLPPPQFLPVCPNQQYTVPDALNAQFSHMTLVQQPSSDGSASAAASDGRHYPAVYHHHHGSPVVLQGAPPPQHHQQHHQQHHQQQQPVAGYMLAGPSGGQHPGLLQGQPVPLPTPGPNHAYPSPTPGPAAYPNQQLLQQHTYIQQPVQQMPPCYCSSAHHPHCSGQQQHYRAPVNPLPYNCPQSQSLPQQQVHQAMMPNPAPSYQAVVGMQPGSSLALTGNQQSNMSNQMQGMMVQYPPMQSYQQVSLPQQTYQQPVFVSCQPGQGAVAMAGMQPCYSLLPPNQHTTMSSTVSFLPAQMMEQLQFSQTSSPCVSQQHPGQQYAGLLPPGGGMVMLQMTAPSCQHPRAPSPCQRKQPGHKHPGPEHQRGRRPAELPAPPDGTQSSLPSSPALTPSPGHPPSFKGLPSGISSIPAMGGQAHHHHHPPLPTAFCHSGQGETHYSLLGQPLQYKPSIRPPLIHTAHVVAKHQGPLGVWRSGNGRKAGRKPLSSDLSVGEAVSSQILEVTDPPEGIGCTDSHHLLAQLCRGGGLIQRLSDHQPRLRGVGRDSPGGRLALSYSIFAMLPPRHAAPSATLHHGGPRAALKLQTGGGRGGEPHGSDKAGA, encoded by the exons ATGAGAATGTCCGACACAGCCGACGCTGAAACGATGAAGGTTTCCGAAGCCGCCCCCGCGACGCCGAAAGACGCCGCCGCCGACTCCGAGGTCGCCGACCAGAGCCGGAGCGCCAGAGACGACCACGGCAGCAACAACGGGGACGCGCAG CCCGTGAAGTACTCTAAG GACGGATTTCTCCTCCAGCCCTTTGAAAAGGACGAGCTAGCCGCACAGGACCACGCGGAGAAAGAGGACAGCTGCGACAAGGCGGACAAGCCTGAGAAAACGCAGAGGAAGATGCTATCGAGAG ATTCCAGTCAAGATTACACCGATTCCACTGGGATCGATCTTCACGAGTTCCTGGTCAACACGCTGAAGGGGAACCCCAG GGATCGAATCATGCTACTGAAGTTGGAACAGGACATCTTGGACTTCATCAGCAATAATGA AAGCCATAAGAGGAAGTTCCCACCCATGACGTCCTACCACAGGATGCTGCTCCACCGAGTGGCCGCCTACTTTGGCATGGACCACAACGTGGACCCCAGTGGGAAGTCTGTGGTGATCAACAAAACCACCAACACTAGAAT ACCCGATCAGAAATTCTCAGAACACATCAAGGACGACCGGGCAGACGATTTCCAGAAACGCTACATTCTCAAACGAGACAACTCCAGCTTTGATCGTGAAGACAGCATG ATTCGAATGCGTTTGAAAGCCGACAAGAGGAGCAAATcgatggaggagagggaggaggagtacCAGCGAGCCAGAGAAAGGATATTCGCACATGAA GGAGACCACTTCTTACTCGATAGGAG CGCTCAGGATGAAGGCACATGCACGAGCACCCAACATAGGCGGCAAATGTTCAG GTTACGGGGCGGCCGCTCGGGTGCCAGCCGGCAGAGCAGCTCTGAGACGGACACGCTGCCGCGGCACGGCGAGTCGCGGCCGTGGAGCAGCACCGACAGCTCGGACAGCTCCAACCGGCTCGCCCCGCGGCCCGCCATCACCAAGGCCAGCAGCTTCAGCGGCATCTCCCCGGGCCTGGTGCGGGGGGACAGCACGGCCAGCAGCAAGAGCACCGGGAGGCTCTCCAAGACAG GCTCAGAGTCGTGCAGTAGCGTCGGCTCCTCGTCCAGCTCGCTGTCCCGCCCCCAGCTGCCCCTCCCGGTCTCGGCGCCATCCTGGTCCGGCATCCCCAGCGCGCCGCCGGTCcgcccggccgccgacgccaGGGGCTCCGCGCACCCCGAGATGATCAAGAGCGTCCAGCCGCGGCCCCAGTCGGCCGCGGACGCCCCCAGCTACTACGTGTTGCCACTGGAGGCCTCGGGGATCCCGCCCGGCAGCGTCCTGGTCAACCCGCACACGG GCAAGCCTTTCATGCACCCCGACGGCAGCGCCGTAGTGTATAACCCGGGCTCCGCTGCTGGCAGGATCCAGCAGGGCAAAACCCCGCAGCAGCAGCCAATCCCAGCCgcaacgcagcagcagcagcagcagccgcccaATCACCTCCACTCACag CCAATCTGTCCTTCTATCCAGCTTTCCTCTGAGCCTGTTAACCACCCGACGGTCTCgtatcctcttcctcctcttcctcctcctcagttccTGCCCGTCTGTCCTAACCAACAGTACACTGTG cCCGATGCCCTCAACGCCCAGTTCAGTCACATGACGCTGGTGCAACAGCCATCCAGCGACGGCAGTGCCTCAGCGGCGGCATCAGACGGCCGGCACTATCCCGCcgtctaccaccaccaccatggcTCCCCCGTAGTCCTTCAGggagcgccgccgccgcagcaccACCAACAGCACCACcaacagcaccaccagcagcagcagccggtcgCAGGCTACATGTTGGCGGGGCCGTCGGGGGGGCAACACCCGGGACTGCTGCAGGGTCAGCCCGTCCCGCTCCCGACACCGGGCCCCAACCACGCTTATCCCAGCCCCACGCCGGGGCCCGCCGCTTATCCCAAccagcagctgctccaacaGCACACCTACATCCAACAGCCCGTGCAGCAG ATGCCGCCGTGTTACTGCTCGTCGGCCCACCACCCGCACTGCTCcggccagcagcagcactaCCGGGCCCCCGTCAACCCGCTGCCCTACAACTGCCCTCAGAGCCAAAGCCTGCCCCAGCAACAAG TGCACCAAGCCATGATGCCCAACCCAGCGCCCAGCTACCAGGCCGTAGTGGGCATGCAGCCGGGCTCCAGCCTGGCTCTCACCGGCAACCAGCAAAGCAATATGAGCAACCAGATGCAAGGAATGATGGTCCAGTACCCTCCGATGCAGTCGTATCAG cAGGTTTCTTTGCCACAGCAGACGTACCAGCAGccagtgtttgtgtcctgtcagCCGGGACAGGGGGCCGTGGCCATGGCCGGCATGCAGCCCTGCTACAGCCTGCTCCCCCCGAACCAGCACACCACCATGAG TTCCACAGTGAGTTTCCTGCCCGCACAGATGATGGAGCAGCTGCAGTTCTCTCAGACCTCGTCCCCCTGTGTCTCCCAGCAGCACCCAGGCCAGCAGTATGCCG GGTTGTTGCCCCCGGGCGGCGGTATGGTGATGCTGCAAATGACGGCGCCCTCCTGTCAGCACCCCCgggccccctccccctgccagCGGAAACAGCCCGGCCACAAGCACCCGGGGCCCGAGCACCAGCGCGGCCGCAGGCCCGCAGAGCTCCCTGCGCCTCCAGACGGCACCCAG AGCAGCCTGCCCTCGTCCCCGGCGCTCACTCCCTCGCCAGGCCACCCGCCCAGCTTCAAGGGCCTCCCATCAGGCATCTCGTCCATCCCTGCCATGGGAGGCCAggcgcaccaccaccaccacccgccgCTCCCCACAGCCTTCTGCCACAGTGGACAAG GTGAAACGCACTACTCCCTCCTGGGCCAACCTCTGCAGTACAAACCCTCCATCAGACCTCCGCTGATCCACACCGCCCACGTCGTTGCCAAACACCAG GGTCCGCTGGGGGTTTGGCGCAGCGGAAACGGGAGGAAGGCCGGCAGAAAACCTCTGTCTTCAGATCTCAGTGTAGGTGAAGCAG TGAGCAGTCAGATCCTGGAAGTGACGGACCCTCCGGAGGGGATCGGTTGCACGGACTCCCACCACCTCCTGGCGCAGCTGTGCCGAGGCGGCGGATTGATCCAGCGGCTGTCGGACCATCAGCCCCGGCTGCGCGGCGTGGGCAGAGACTCTCCCGGCGGACGCCTGGCCTTGTCATACTCCATCTTTGCCATGCTGCCCCCCAGACACGCCGCTCCGAGCGCCACGCTCCACCACGGCGGCCCCCGGGCCGCTTTGAAACTCCAAACCGGCGGCGGGCGCGGCGGGGAGCCGCACGGCTCCGACAAGGCCGGCGCATAA
- the LOC119218327 gene encoding R3H domain-containing protein 1-like isoform X4, translated as MRMSDTADAETMKVSEAAPATPKDAAADSEVADQSRSARDDHGSNNGDAQDGFLLQPFEKDELAAQDHAEKEDSCDKADKPEKTQRKMLSRDSSQDYTDSTGIDLHEFLVNTLKGNPRDRIMLLKLEQDILDFISNNESHKRKFPPMTSYHRMLLHRVAAYFGMDHNVDPSGKSVVINKTTNTRIPDQKFSEHIKDDRADDFQKRYILKRDNSSFDREDSMIRMRLKADKRSKSMEEREEEYQRARERIFAHEGDHFLLDRSAQDEGTCTSTQHRRQMFRLRGGRSGASRQSSSETDTLPRHGESRPWSSTDSSDSSNRLAPRPAITKASSFSGISPGLVRGDSTASSKSTGRLSKTGSESCSSVGSSSSSLSRPQLPLPVSAPSWSGIPSAPPVRPAADARGSAHPEMIKSVQPRPQSAADAPSYYVLPLEASGIPPGSVLVNPHTGKPFMHPDGSAVVYNPGSAAGRIQQGKTPQQQPIPAATQQQQQQPPNHLHSQPICPSIQLSSEPVNHPTVSYPLPPLPPPQFLPVCPNQQYTVPDALNAQFSHMTLVQQPSSDGSASAAASDGRHYPAVYHHHHGSPVVLQGAPPPQHHQQHHQQHHQQQQPVAGYMLAGPSGGQHPGLLQGQPVPLPTPGPNHAYPSPTPGPAAYPNQQLLQQHTYIQQPVQQMPPCYCSSAHHPHCSGQQQHYRAPVNPLPYNCPQSQSLPQQQVHQAMMPNPAPSYQAVVGMQPGSSLALTGNQQSNMSNQMQGMMVQYPPMQSYQQVSLPQQTYQQPVFVSCQPGQGAVAMAGMQPCYSLLPPNQHTTMSSTVSFLPAQMMEQLQFSQTSSPCVSQQHPGQQYAGLLPPGGGMVMLQMTAPSCQHPRAPSPCQRKQPGHKHPGPEHQRGRRPAELPAPPDGTQSSLPSSPALTPSPGHPPSFKGLPSGISSIPAMGGQAHHHHHPPLPTAFCHSGQGETHYSLLGQPLQYKPSIRPPLIHTAHVVAKHQGPLGVWRSGNGRKAGRKPLSSDLSVGEAVSSQILEVTDPPEGIGCTDSHHLLAQLCRGGGLIQRLSDHQPRLRGVGRDSPGGRLALSYSIFAMLPPRHAAPSATLHHGGPRAALKLQTGGGRGGEPHGSDKAGA; from the exons ATGAGAATGTCCGACACAGCCGACGCTGAAACGATGAAGGTTTCCGAAGCCGCCCCCGCGACGCCGAAAGACGCCGCCGCCGACTCCGAGGTCGCCGACCAGAGCCGGAGCGCCAGAGACGACCACGGCAGCAACAACGGGGACGCGCAG GACGGATTTCTCCTCCAGCCCTTTGAAAAGGACGAGCTAGCCGCACAGGACCACGCGGAGAAAGAGGACAGCTGCGACAAGGCGGACAAGCCTGAGAAAACGCAGAGGAAGATGCTATCGAGAG ATTCCAGTCAAGATTACACCGATTCCACTGGGATCGATCTTCACGAGTTCCTGGTCAACACGCTGAAGGGGAACCCCAG GGATCGAATCATGCTACTGAAGTTGGAACAGGACATCTTGGACTTCATCAGCAATAATGA AAGCCATAAGAGGAAGTTCCCACCCATGACGTCCTACCACAGGATGCTGCTCCACCGAGTGGCCGCCTACTTTGGCATGGACCACAACGTGGACCCCAGTGGGAAGTCTGTGGTGATCAACAAAACCACCAACACTAGAAT ACCCGATCAGAAATTCTCAGAACACATCAAGGACGACCGGGCAGACGATTTCCAGAAACGCTACATTCTCAAACGAGACAACTCCAGCTTTGATCGTGAAGACAGCATG ATTCGAATGCGTTTGAAAGCCGACAAGAGGAGCAAATcgatggaggagagggaggaggagtacCAGCGAGCCAGAGAAAGGATATTCGCACATGAA GGAGACCACTTCTTACTCGATAGGAG CGCTCAGGATGAAGGCACATGCACGAGCACCCAACATAGGCGGCAAATGTTCAG GTTACGGGGCGGCCGCTCGGGTGCCAGCCGGCAGAGCAGCTCTGAGACGGACACGCTGCCGCGGCACGGCGAGTCGCGGCCGTGGAGCAGCACCGACAGCTCGGACAGCTCCAACCGGCTCGCCCCGCGGCCCGCCATCACCAAGGCCAGCAGCTTCAGCGGCATCTCCCCGGGCCTGGTGCGGGGGGACAGCACGGCCAGCAGCAAGAGCACCGGGAGGCTCTCCAAGACAG GCTCAGAGTCGTGCAGTAGCGTCGGCTCCTCGTCCAGCTCGCTGTCCCGCCCCCAGCTGCCCCTCCCGGTCTCGGCGCCATCCTGGTCCGGCATCCCCAGCGCGCCGCCGGTCcgcccggccgccgacgccaGGGGCTCCGCGCACCCCGAGATGATCAAGAGCGTCCAGCCGCGGCCCCAGTCGGCCGCGGACGCCCCCAGCTACTACGTGTTGCCACTGGAGGCCTCGGGGATCCCGCCCGGCAGCGTCCTGGTCAACCCGCACACGG GCAAGCCTTTCATGCACCCCGACGGCAGCGCCGTAGTGTATAACCCGGGCTCCGCTGCTGGCAGGATCCAGCAGGGCAAAACCCCGCAGCAGCAGCCAATCCCAGCCgcaacgcagcagcagcagcagcagccgcccaATCACCTCCACTCACag CCAATCTGTCCTTCTATCCAGCTTTCCTCTGAGCCTGTTAACCACCCGACGGTCTCgtatcctcttcctcctcttcctcctcctcagttccTGCCCGTCTGTCCTAACCAACAGTACACTGTG cCCGATGCCCTCAACGCCCAGTTCAGTCACATGACGCTGGTGCAACAGCCATCCAGCGACGGCAGTGCCTCAGCGGCGGCATCAGACGGCCGGCACTATCCCGCcgtctaccaccaccaccatggcTCCCCCGTAGTCCTTCAGggagcgccgccgccgcagcaccACCAACAGCACCACcaacagcaccaccagcagcagcagccggtcgCAGGCTACATGTTGGCGGGGCCGTCGGGGGGGCAACACCCGGGACTGCTGCAGGGTCAGCCCGTCCCGCTCCCGACACCGGGCCCCAACCACGCTTATCCCAGCCCCACGCCGGGGCCCGCCGCTTATCCCAAccagcagctgctccaacaGCACACCTACATCCAACAGCCCGTGCAGCAG ATGCCGCCGTGTTACTGCTCGTCGGCCCACCACCCGCACTGCTCcggccagcagcagcactaCCGGGCCCCCGTCAACCCGCTGCCCTACAACTGCCCTCAGAGCCAAAGCCTGCCCCAGCAACAAG TGCACCAAGCCATGATGCCCAACCCAGCGCCCAGCTACCAGGCCGTAGTGGGCATGCAGCCGGGCTCCAGCCTGGCTCTCACCGGCAACCAGCAAAGCAATATGAGCAACCAGATGCAAGGAATGATGGTCCAGTACCCTCCGATGCAGTCGTATCAG cAGGTTTCTTTGCCACAGCAGACGTACCAGCAGccagtgtttgtgtcctgtcagCCGGGACAGGGGGCCGTGGCCATGGCCGGCATGCAGCCCTGCTACAGCCTGCTCCCCCCGAACCAGCACACCACCATGAG TTCCACAGTGAGTTTCCTGCCCGCACAGATGATGGAGCAGCTGCAGTTCTCTCAGACCTCGTCCCCCTGTGTCTCCCAGCAGCACCCAGGCCAGCAGTATGCCG GGTTGTTGCCCCCGGGCGGCGGTATGGTGATGCTGCAAATGACGGCGCCCTCCTGTCAGCACCCCCgggccccctccccctgccagCGGAAACAGCCCGGCCACAAGCACCCGGGGCCCGAGCACCAGCGCGGCCGCAGGCCCGCAGAGCTCCCTGCGCCTCCAGACGGCACCCAG AGCAGCCTGCCCTCGTCCCCGGCGCTCACTCCCTCGCCAGGCCACCCGCCCAGCTTCAAGGGCCTCCCATCAGGCATCTCGTCCATCCCTGCCATGGGAGGCCAggcgcaccaccaccaccacccgccgCTCCCCACAGCCTTCTGCCACAGTGGACAAG GTGAAACGCACTACTCCCTCCTGGGCCAACCTCTGCAGTACAAACCCTCCATCAGACCTCCGCTGATCCACACCGCCCACGTCGTTGCCAAACACCAG GGTCCGCTGGGGGTTTGGCGCAGCGGAAACGGGAGGAAGGCCGGCAGAAAACCTCTGTCTTCAGATCTCAGTGTAGGTGAAGCAG TGAGCAGTCAGATCCTGGAAGTGACGGACCCTCCGGAGGGGATCGGTTGCACGGACTCCCACCACCTCCTGGCGCAGCTGTGCCGAGGCGGCGGATTGATCCAGCGGCTGTCGGACCATCAGCCCCGGCTGCGCGGCGTGGGCAGAGACTCTCCCGGCGGACGCCTGGCCTTGTCATACTCCATCTTTGCCATGCTGCCCCCCAGACACGCCGCTCCGAGCGCCACGCTCCACCACGGCGGCCCCCGGGCCGCTTTGAAACTCCAAACCGGCGGCGGGCGCGGCGGGGAGCCGCACGGCTCCGACAAGGCCGGCGCATAA
- the LOC119218327 gene encoding R3H domain-containing protein 1-like isoform X1 produces the protein MRMSDTADAETMKVSEAAPATPKDAAADSEVADQSRSARDDHGSNNGDAQPVKYSKSNPRLKLVRSLAVCEESFPCPIPEPPAAPQDGFLLQPFEKDELAAQDHAEKEDSCDKADKPEKTQRKMLSRDSSQDYTDSTGIDLHEFLVNTLKGNPRDRIMLLKLEQDILDFISNNESHKRKFPPMTSYHRMLLHRVAAYFGMDHNVDPSGKSVVINKTTNTRIPDQKFSEHIKDDRADDFQKRYILKRDNSSFDREDSMIRMRLKADKRSKSMEEREEEYQRARERIFAHEGDHFLLDRSAQDEGTCTSTQHRRQMFRLRGGRSGASRQSSSETDTLPRHGESRPWSSTDSSDSSNRLAPRPAITKASSFSGISPGLVRGDSTASSKSTGRLSKTGSESCSSVGSSSSSLSRPQLPLPVSAPSWSGIPSAPPVRPAADARGSAHPEMIKSVQPRPQSAADAPSYYVLPLEASGIPPGSVLVNPHTGKPFMHPDGSAVVYNPGSAAGRIQQGKTPQQQPIPAATQQQQQQPPNHLHSQPICPSIQLSSEPVNHPTVSYPLPPLPPPQFLPVCPNQQYTVPDALNAQFSHMTLVQQPSSDGSASAAASDGRHYPAVYHHHHGSPVVLQGAPPPQHHQQHHQQHHQQQQPVAGYMLAGPSGGQHPGLLQGQPVPLPTPGPNHAYPSPTPGPAAYPNQQLLQQHTYIQQPVQQMPPCYCSSAHHPHCSGQQQHYRAPVNPLPYNCPQSQSLPQQQVHQAMMPNPAPSYQAVVGMQPGSSLALTGNQQSNMSNQMQGMMVQYPPMQSYQQVSLPQQTYQQPVFVSCQPGQGAVAMAGMQPCYSLLPPNQHTTMSSTVSFLPAQMMEQLQFSQTSSPCVSQQHPGQQYAGLLPPGGGMVMLQMTAPSCQHPRAPSPCQRKQPGHKHPGPEHQRGRRPAELPAPPDGTQSSLPSSPALTPSPGHPPSFKGLPSGISSIPAMGGQAHHHHHPPLPTAFCHSGQGETHYSLLGQPLQYKPSIRPPLIHTAHVVAKHQGPLGVWRSGNGRKAGRKPLSSDLSVGEAVSSQILEVTDPPEGIGCTDSHHLLAQLCRGGGLIQRLSDHQPRLRGVGRDSPGGRLALSYSIFAMLPPRHAAPSATLHHGGPRAALKLQTGGGRGGEPHGSDKAGA, from the exons ATGAGAATGTCCGACACAGCCGACGCTGAAACGATGAAGGTTTCCGAAGCCGCCCCCGCGACGCCGAAAGACGCCGCCGCCGACTCCGAGGTCGCCGACCAGAGCCGGAGCGCCAGAGACGACCACGGCAGCAACAACGGGGACGCGCAG CCCGTGAAGTACTCTAAG TCCAACCCCAGACTAAAGCTCGTGCGGAGCCTGGCGGTGTGCGAGGAGTCCTTCCCTTGCCCAATCCCcgagcctccagcagcacctCAG GACGGATTTCTCCTCCAGCCCTTTGAAAAGGACGAGCTAGCCGCACAGGACCACGCGGAGAAAGAGGACAGCTGCGACAAGGCGGACAAGCCTGAGAAAACGCAGAGGAAGATGCTATCGAGAG ATTCCAGTCAAGATTACACCGATTCCACTGGGATCGATCTTCACGAGTTCCTGGTCAACACGCTGAAGGGGAACCCCAG GGATCGAATCATGCTACTGAAGTTGGAACAGGACATCTTGGACTTCATCAGCAATAATGA AAGCCATAAGAGGAAGTTCCCACCCATGACGTCCTACCACAGGATGCTGCTCCACCGAGTGGCCGCCTACTTTGGCATGGACCACAACGTGGACCCCAGTGGGAAGTCTGTGGTGATCAACAAAACCACCAACACTAGAAT ACCCGATCAGAAATTCTCAGAACACATCAAGGACGACCGGGCAGACGATTTCCAGAAACGCTACATTCTCAAACGAGACAACTCCAGCTTTGATCGTGAAGACAGCATG ATTCGAATGCGTTTGAAAGCCGACAAGAGGAGCAAATcgatggaggagagggaggaggagtacCAGCGAGCCAGAGAAAGGATATTCGCACATGAA GGAGACCACTTCTTACTCGATAGGAG CGCTCAGGATGAAGGCACATGCACGAGCACCCAACATAGGCGGCAAATGTTCAG GTTACGGGGCGGCCGCTCGGGTGCCAGCCGGCAGAGCAGCTCTGAGACGGACACGCTGCCGCGGCACGGCGAGTCGCGGCCGTGGAGCAGCACCGACAGCTCGGACAGCTCCAACCGGCTCGCCCCGCGGCCCGCCATCACCAAGGCCAGCAGCTTCAGCGGCATCTCCCCGGGCCTGGTGCGGGGGGACAGCACGGCCAGCAGCAAGAGCACCGGGAGGCTCTCCAAGACAG GCTCAGAGTCGTGCAGTAGCGTCGGCTCCTCGTCCAGCTCGCTGTCCCGCCCCCAGCTGCCCCTCCCGGTCTCGGCGCCATCCTGGTCCGGCATCCCCAGCGCGCCGCCGGTCcgcccggccgccgacgccaGGGGCTCCGCGCACCCCGAGATGATCAAGAGCGTCCAGCCGCGGCCCCAGTCGGCCGCGGACGCCCCCAGCTACTACGTGTTGCCACTGGAGGCCTCGGGGATCCCGCCCGGCAGCGTCCTGGTCAACCCGCACACGG GCAAGCCTTTCATGCACCCCGACGGCAGCGCCGTAGTGTATAACCCGGGCTCCGCTGCTGGCAGGATCCAGCAGGGCAAAACCCCGCAGCAGCAGCCAATCCCAGCCgcaacgcagcagcagcagcagcagccgcccaATCACCTCCACTCACag CCAATCTGTCCTTCTATCCAGCTTTCCTCTGAGCCTGTTAACCACCCGACGGTCTCgtatcctcttcctcctcttcctcctcctcagttccTGCCCGTCTGTCCTAACCAACAGTACACTGTG cCCGATGCCCTCAACGCCCAGTTCAGTCACATGACGCTGGTGCAACAGCCATCCAGCGACGGCAGTGCCTCAGCGGCGGCATCAGACGGCCGGCACTATCCCGCcgtctaccaccaccaccatggcTCCCCCGTAGTCCTTCAGggagcgccgccgccgcagcaccACCAACAGCACCACcaacagcaccaccagcagcagcagccggtcgCAGGCTACATGTTGGCGGGGCCGTCGGGGGGGCAACACCCGGGACTGCTGCAGGGTCAGCCCGTCCCGCTCCCGACACCGGGCCCCAACCACGCTTATCCCAGCCCCACGCCGGGGCCCGCCGCTTATCCCAAccagcagctgctccaacaGCACACCTACATCCAACAGCCCGTGCAGCAG ATGCCGCCGTGTTACTGCTCGTCGGCCCACCACCCGCACTGCTCcggccagcagcagcactaCCGGGCCCCCGTCAACCCGCTGCCCTACAACTGCCCTCAGAGCCAAAGCCTGCCCCAGCAACAAG TGCACCAAGCCATGATGCCCAACCCAGCGCCCAGCTACCAGGCCGTAGTGGGCATGCAGCCGGGCTCCAGCCTGGCTCTCACCGGCAACCAGCAAAGCAATATGAGCAACCAGATGCAAGGAATGATGGTCCAGTACCCTCCGATGCAGTCGTATCAG cAGGTTTCTTTGCCACAGCAGACGTACCAGCAGccagtgtttgtgtcctgtcagCCGGGACAGGGGGCCGTGGCCATGGCCGGCATGCAGCCCTGCTACAGCCTGCTCCCCCCGAACCAGCACACCACCATGAG TTCCACAGTGAGTTTCCTGCCCGCACAGATGATGGAGCAGCTGCAGTTCTCTCAGACCTCGTCCCCCTGTGTCTCCCAGCAGCACCCAGGCCAGCAGTATGCCG GGTTGTTGCCCCCGGGCGGCGGTATGGTGATGCTGCAAATGACGGCGCCCTCCTGTCAGCACCCCCgggccccctccccctgccagCGGAAACAGCCCGGCCACAAGCACCCGGGGCCCGAGCACCAGCGCGGCCGCAGGCCCGCAGAGCTCCCTGCGCCTCCAGACGGCACCCAG AGCAGCCTGCCCTCGTCCCCGGCGCTCACTCCCTCGCCAGGCCACCCGCCCAGCTTCAAGGGCCTCCCATCAGGCATCTCGTCCATCCCTGCCATGGGAGGCCAggcgcaccaccaccaccacccgccgCTCCCCACAGCCTTCTGCCACAGTGGACAAG GTGAAACGCACTACTCCCTCCTGGGCCAACCTCTGCAGTACAAACCCTCCATCAGACCTCCGCTGATCCACACCGCCCACGTCGTTGCCAAACACCAG GGTCCGCTGGGGGTTTGGCGCAGCGGAAACGGGAGGAAGGCCGGCAGAAAACCTCTGTCTTCAGATCTCAGTGTAGGTGAAGCAG TGAGCAGTCAGATCCTGGAAGTGACGGACCCTCCGGAGGGGATCGGTTGCACGGACTCCCACCACCTCCTGGCGCAGCTGTGCCGAGGCGGCGGATTGATCCAGCGGCTGTCGGACCATCAGCCCCGGCTGCGCGGCGTGGGCAGAGACTCTCCCGGCGGACGCCTGGCCTTGTCATACTCCATCTTTGCCATGCTGCCCCCCAGACACGCCGCTCCGAGCGCCACGCTCCACCACGGCGGCCCCCGGGCCGCTTTGAAACTCCAAACCGGCGGCGGGCGCGGCGGGGAGCCGCACGGCTCCGACAAGGCCGGCGCATAA